The Leadbettera azotonutricia ZAS-9 genome has a window encoding:
- a CDS encoding ABC transporter ATP-binding protein, protein MSAGQNNTEQQKTIVVETEKLTKEYRRFEKEPGLLGSVKSLFNRKFVTKTAVDSLDLKISQGEFTALIGPNGAGKTTLVKMLTGIIAPSSGRISVLGYYPNKLENAFKRQYAVVMGQKSQLFFELTPLDTFALFRELYNIPPDVYKRNVDYFVDIFGVSGLLNVQVRTLSLGERMKMELITALLHSPQILFLDEPTIGLDAAAQRQIRTFLREVNREQGTTIILTSHYMEDVRSLCGRSIVISGGRKIYDGDTERLFASYQIHKKITLLFETECTFAAPPGAVVIEQSPWKAVFMVPKEQSGELLQSIIALYPLRDITVEEDDLGGVVERIYTAGGEAR, encoded by the coding sequence ATGTCCGCAGGACAAAACAATACAGAACAGCAAAAAACAATAGTCGTGGAGACTGAAAAGCTGACCAAGGAATACCGGCGTTTCGAGAAGGAGCCGGGGCTTTTGGGAAGCGTTAAAAGCCTTTTTAACCGGAAATTCGTTACCAAAACCGCAGTGGACAGCCTGGACTTAAAAATAAGCCAGGGGGAGTTCACCGCCCTTATCGGGCCCAACGGGGCGGGCAAGACCACCCTGGTCAAAATGCTCACAGGCATAATCGCGCCCAGTTCCGGCAGGATCTCGGTGCTGGGGTATTATCCCAATAAACTGGAAAACGCCTTTAAGCGGCAGTATGCCGTGGTCATGGGTCAGAAGAGCCAGCTCTTTTTCGAGCTGACCCCTTTGGATACCTTTGCCCTTTTCAGGGAACTCTACAATATCCCTCCCGATGTGTATAAGCGGAACGTGGATTACTTTGTGGACATCTTCGGCGTGTCCGGCCTCCTCAATGTGCAGGTGAGGACCCTCTCCCTGGGGGAACGGATGAAGATGGAACTTATCACCGCCCTCCTTCACAGCCCCCAGATCCTGTTCCTGGACGAGCCGACTATCGGTCTTGACGCGGCGGCCCAGCGTCAGATCCGGACCTTCCTCCGGGAGGTGAACCGCGAACAGGGCACGACCATCATCCTGACTTCCCACTATATGGAAGATGTGCGCAGCCTCTGCGGACGCAGCATAGTGATTTCCGGGGGCAGGAAAATATACGACGGGGATACGGAGCGCCTCTTTGCCTCCTACCAGATACACAAAAAGATCACCCTCCTCTTTGAAACCGAATGTACCTTTGCCGCGCCTCCCGGAGCCGTGGTGATTGAACAGAGCCCCTGGAAGGCTGTCTTCATGGTTCCCAAGGAACAGAGCGGGGAACTGCTTCAAAGTATCATCGCCCTCTATCCCCTCAGGGACATTACGGTGGAAGAAGACGACCTGGGCGGCGTGGTGGAGCGCATTTACACCGCAGGCGGGGAGGCGCGGTGA
- a CDS encoding ABC transporter permease translates to MKKYLEVARVLFKTQLVYRFDVIMSALTVAGRALFAWILWGAVFASREQVGAFTFRTMLSYYIVSAFLASLDLSEGISGEVSARIRNGTFSKFMVIPAGPQRYFLAQNFGAAAYYGLFGLACAAVMVFIFRLDLAITDSRLIFFCAFIMEGIGLVFMASYHYFIGILCFKFQDTSFFIYVQGHIIAFTSGILIPLSLLPDGVRALFRFLPFYYVNYLPAMLLTGQEVKAEALPGLLIISAWVVFMLTASRAMYHHLRVHYDGVGI, encoded by the coding sequence ATGAAAAAATATCTTGAAGTCGCCAGGGTGCTTTTCAAGACCCAGCTGGTGTACCGCTTTGATGTGATCATGAGCGCCCTTACCGTTGCAGGGCGGGCGCTCTTTGCATGGATACTCTGGGGCGCGGTTTTCGCGAGCCGGGAACAGGTGGGGGCTTTTACCTTCCGTACTATGCTGTCCTACTATATTGTCAGCGCCTTCCTCGCGTCACTGGATCTGTCCGAAGGGATCAGCGGCGAAGTTTCGGCCCGCATCAGAAACGGCACCTTTTCCAAGTTTATGGTTATCCCCGCAGGTCCTCAGCGCTATTTTCTGGCCCAGAATTTCGGGGCGGCTGCTTACTACGGGCTTTTCGGTTTAGCCTGCGCCGCCGTCATGGTTTTCATCTTCCGTCTTGACCTTGCCATTACAGACAGCCGGTTGATTTTTTTCTGCGCCTTTATAATGGAGGGGATAGGACTTGTCTTTATGGCGAGCTATCACTATTTCATTGGGATACTCTGTTTTAAATTCCAGGATACCAGCTTTTTCATCTATGTCCAGGGACACATTATCGCGTTTACCTCCGGCATCCTTATCCCCCTTTCCCTTCTGCCCGATGGAGTCAGGGCTCTTTTCAGGTTTCTGCCGTTTTATTACGTTAATTACCTGCCGGCCATGCTTCTCACCGGGCAGGAAGTAAAGGCCGAAGCCCTGCCGGGGCTTTTAATCATAAGCGCGTGGGTTGTTTTTATGCTCACTGCAAGCCGCGCCATGTACCATCATCTGCGCGTTCACTACGATGGAGTGGGAATATGA
- a CDS encoding ABC transporter permease — protein sequence MISSNLRFILLLIKLKLSHLMVFRLSFFGAFFADGLLFIIQIVTFSVIYSGVDSIGGWSRGQMLIFIGTFSLINALNMVIYFFGVITIPDKIRQGGLDLYLTKPVSPLLRLTFENVDPGSLPLIVLSGLIIAYGVQVEGIVPGPGVIPGYCALVILMTLLYYDMELIFRTIPFFTQSMGTADRLEGEMLNLNFKIPGVLYKGAFKIVFYFILPYGIMATVPVQFLTGTLSPAALARAAGTAILFTIFALWFWRFGLRHYKSASS from the coding sequence ATGATTTCATCCAATCTACGTTTCATCCTGCTTCTCATCAAATTAAAACTATCCCATTTAATGGTGTTCCGCTTAAGTTTCTTCGGCGCCTTCTTTGCCGACGGACTCCTCTTCATCATCCAGATTGTTACTTTTAGCGTGATCTACTCCGGCGTGGATTCCATAGGCGGCTGGAGCCGGGGGCAGATGCTTATCTTCATCGGCACTTTTTCCCTGATCAACGCCCTGAATATGGTGATCTACTTTTTCGGGGTTATCACCATACCGGACAAGATACGCCAGGGGGGCCTCGATCTTTACCTGACCAAACCAGTCAGTCCCCTCCTCCGCCTGACCTTTGAAAACGTAGATCCCGGCTCCCTTCCCCTAATCGTTCTCTCGGGCCTCATCATCGCTTACGGGGTTCAGGTAGAGGGTATTGTTCCCGGCCCCGGCGTTATTCCGGGCTATTGCGCCCTGGTCATCCTTATGACACTGCTCTATTACGACATGGAACTTATCTTTCGTACCATTCCGTTTTTTACCCAGTCCATGGGCACCGCCGACAGGCTGGAAGGGGAAATGCTCAATTTGAATTTTAAAATACCCGGGGTTTTGTACAAGGGAGCATTCAAGATTGTGTTTTACTTTATCCTGCCCTACGGAATCATGGCCACGGTTCCTGTGCAGTTTCTGACAGGGACTCTCTCCCCCGCCGCTCTTGCTCGGGCGGCAGGAACGGCGATTCTGTTTACGATCTTTGCCCTGTGGTTCTGGCGCTTCGGGCTAAGGCATTACAAGAGCGCGAGCAGTTAG
- a CDS encoding IS30 family transposase, with amino-acid sequence MFTRTFTHRSVVIKKFTPKSPEKYTQLTLAEREEISLGRNSNTPVCEIAAKLERSPSTIYRELKRGRPCKNNVQYRAHKAQMQSDERKKASHFRERIPNKEIKAYIVDKLRQGWSPELIAGRLAKDNRSLKTNYETIYQWIYEDRPDLFCYLVRHHKKRRDRGSAKGKRLPKVLYRTMISERPRYIDNRKEFGHWEADTAISRQSKAAIMATVERKTRFLLVRKIKSKSAPCMHEALVKCLGEYPLRNRMSITYDNGTENAFHLATNNCLNTKSYFCNPYHSWEKGSIENRIGILRRYFPKKTNWILITQAQIDKVVKEINSRPMKRLGFRTPYEAFVALRS; translated from the coding sequence TTGTTTACCAGAACATTCACTCACAGGAGCGTCGTTATCAAAAAGTTTACCCCCAAATCGCCTGAAAAGTATACCCAACTAACCCTTGCAGAAAGGGAGGAGATTTCTTTGGGCCGGAATTCCAATACGCCCGTGTGTGAAATAGCCGCGAAGCTGGAGAGATCCCCCAGCACTATTTACCGGGAATTAAAGAGAGGCAGGCCGTGCAAGAACAACGTCCAATACCGGGCCCACAAGGCCCAGATGCAGAGCGATGAAAGGAAAAAGGCCAGCCATTTCAGGGAAAGGATACCAAACAAGGAAATAAAGGCTTACATTGTTGACAAACTGCGGCAGGGGTGGTCTCCTGAACTCATAGCGGGCAGATTAGCCAAGGACAATCGCAGTTTGAAGACCAATTATGAAACCATTTATCAATGGATTTACGAAGACAGGCCGGATCTATTCTGCTATCTTGTCCGGCACCATAAGAAACGCAGGGATCGAGGCTCCGCAAAGGGCAAAAGGCTGCCAAAAGTGCTTTATAGGACCATGATTAGCGAAAGGCCCCGGTATATCGACAACCGCAAGGAATTTGGCCATTGGGAGGCCGACACGGCCATATCCAGGCAAAGCAAGGCGGCCATAATGGCCACGGTTGAACGGAAAACCCGGTTTTTATTGGTCAGGAAAATAAAGAGCAAATCGGCCCCCTGCATGCATGAAGCCCTGGTCAAATGCCTTGGGGAATATCCGTTGCGAAACCGCATGTCAATCACCTATGACAATGGGACTGAAAACGCTTTTCACCTGGCAACCAATAATTGCCTGAATACAAAATCGTATTTCTGCAATCCCTACCACAGCTGGGAAAAAGGGAGCATTGAAAACAGGATTGGGATTCTCAGGAGATATTTTCCCAAAAAGACGAATTGGATCTTGATCACGCAGGCACAAATTGATAAGGTAGTAAAAGAAATAAATTCTAGGCCTATGAAGCGATTAGGCTTTAGAACACCTTACGAGGCCTTTGTTGCACTTCGCTCTTAA
- a CDS encoding aspartate aminotransferase family protein produces MSDVFMNTYHRLPVTFAKGEGAWLTDVNGKKYLDFCSGIAVNCLGHNYPPLVKAISEQAAKFNHICNYYMSDISEAFAEKLVAACAGAGMRKVFLGNSGAEANEGACKIARKYSLVKHGPGRHQIVTLRGSFHGRTITTLAATGQDVFHKDFGPFTEGFSYIPGGDIAALDNALDPNTTAGFLLEAIQGESGIRPQSKEYVAAAAKLCAERDILLMFDEVQAGVGRTGTFLACEAYHDEHGLGIKPDVVTLAKGLCGGIPVGAVLAGEKAMDVFQISDHGSTFGGNPLAAAAGIVVLDTVTKPDFLKEIARKGAKFESTIKGWKDPKVKEIRARGLMLGVDITEEAWPVLEKGISRVYSEKDAHGLLLLSAGKNTLRLLPPYIISDAEIEQGLEILKSCL; encoded by the coding sequence ATGTCAGACGTTTTTATGAACACCTATCACAGGCTGCCGGTAACTTTTGCAAAAGGTGAAGGAGCGTGGCTTACCGATGTAAACGGGAAGAAATATCTCGATTTTTGTTCAGGCATAGCGGTAAACTGCCTGGGCCACAATTACCCTCCCCTGGTCAAGGCCATCTCGGAACAGGCCGCGAAATTCAACCACATTTGCAATTACTATATGAGCGATATATCCGAAGCATTCGCAGAAAAACTGGTCGCAGCCTGCGCAGGCGCAGGGATGCGGAAAGTATTCCTGGGGAATTCGGGCGCGGAGGCCAACGAAGGGGCATGCAAGATCGCGCGGAAATATTCCCTGGTGAAGCACGGCCCCGGCAGGCACCAGATTGTTACCCTGAGGGGGAGCTTTCACGGCAGGACTATTACTACCCTTGCCGCCACAGGCCAGGATGTGTTCCACAAGGATTTCGGCCCCTTTACCGAGGGTTTTTCTTACATACCCGGAGGCGACATCGCGGCCCTGGACAATGCCCTTGATCCCAATACCACAGCCGGCTTCCTTCTTGAAGCCATACAGGGCGAAAGCGGCATCAGGCCCCAGTCCAAGGAATACGTGGCAGCGGCAGCAAAACTGTGCGCCGAGCGAGACATACTCCTCATGTTTGACGAAGTTCAGGCGGGTGTGGGCAGGACCGGGACCTTCCTCGCCTGTGAAGCCTACCATGACGAGCATGGTTTAGGCATAAAACCCGATGTAGTAACCCTGGCAAAGGGCCTTTGCGGTGGTATTCCCGTAGGGGCAGTGCTGGCAGGCGAAAAAGCTATGGATGTATTCCAGATTAGCGATCACGGCTCTACCTTTGGGGGCAACCCCCTGGCCGCAGCCGCAGGGATTGTGGTTTTGGATACAGTTACCAAGCCCGATTTCCTCAAGGAGATAGCCAGGAAAGGCGCCAAGTTCGAATCCACCATCAAGGGTTGGAAAGATCCCAAGGTAAAGGAAATACGGGCACGGGGCCTTATGCTGGGTGTGGATATCACCGAAGAAGCCTGGCCTGTGCTTGAAAAAGGCATCTCCCGGGTCTACAGCGAAAAAGATGCCCACGGCCTCCTGCTCCTCAGCGCAGGGAAGAACACGTTACGGCTCCTTCCGCCTTACATTATCAGCGACGCTGAAATTGAACAGGGGTTGGAGATACTTAAGAGCTGTTTGTAA
- the argB gene encoding acetylglutamate kinase, giving the protein MIKETALSNNDRAAALIQALPYIQSFKGKTVVVKYGGNAMINEELKAAVIQDVIFMACVGIRTILVHGGGPEIEAMLKKTGKESRFVNGLRYTDEETMEVVQMVLCGKVNKDITLLIEQAGRKAMGLCGIDGAMLKARRIRGEDDLGLVGEIEEVDTSVLQAVLDSGAIPVVSSVAYGTGEDEGKPLNINADIAAAKIAAAIGAEKLLLMTDVQGILRNVQDPDSLIKKARRSELEGLKKDGIVSKGMIPKVDCCTLALDGGVKKAHIIDGRLPHALLIELFTDEGIGTMLER; this is encoded by the coding sequence ATGATTAAAGAGACGGCGCTTAGCAATAATGACAGGGCAGCAGCCCTTATCCAGGCTCTGCCCTATATACAAAGCTTCAAAGGCAAAACCGTGGTGGTCAAGTACGGCGGCAATGCCATGATCAACGAAGAACTGAAAGCGGCGGTGATCCAGGATGTGATCTTCATGGCATGTGTGGGCATACGCACTATCCTGGTTCACGGAGGCGGCCCCGAAATAGAAGCCATGCTGAAAAAAACCGGAAAGGAAAGCCGTTTCGTCAATGGTCTCCGTTATACCGACGAAGAAACCATGGAAGTAGTCCAGATGGTCCTCTGCGGGAAGGTGAACAAAGACATCACCTTGCTCATAGAGCAGGCAGGAAGGAAAGCCATGGGGCTTTGCGGCATTGACGGCGCTATGCTTAAAGCCCGCCGCATCCGGGGAGAGGACGATCTGGGCCTCGTAGGGGAGATAGAAGAAGTGGACACTTCAGTCCTCCAGGCGGTCCTCGACTCGGGCGCTATTCCTGTGGTGTCCTCGGTGGCTTACGGGACAGGTGAGGACGAAGGGAAGCCCCTCAATATCAATGCCGATATCGCGGCGGCCAAAATCGCGGCAGCCATAGGGGCGGAAAAACTGCTCCTCATGACCGATGTGCAGGGTATACTGAGAAATGTGCAGGACCCCGACTCGCTTATCAAAAAAGCCCGCCGCTCCGAGCTTGAAGGTCTAAAAAAGGACGGAATTGTCAGCAAGGGCATGATACCCAAGGTTGACTGCTGCACCTTGGCCCTGGACGGTGGCGTAAAGAAGGCCCATATTATAGACGGCCGTCTGCCCCATGCATTGCTCATAGAGCTTTTCACCGATGAAGGCATCGGTACAATGTTGGAACGATAG
- the argJ gene encoding bifunctional ornithine acetyltransferase/N-acetylglutamate synthase: protein MKEIPGGVCAPKGFRAGGIWCGIKASSRKRDLALIYSEKPCTASAMFTTNKVKAASVLVSREHVSGGVLRAVIANSGNANACTGEAGIAAAKKMAELAADLFAINPKEVAVASTGVIGVPLPVAAIESGIESLGNSLKADEAGHAAALEAIMTTDTRRKDGAFETDIDSKTVRIGGMVKGSGMIHPNMATMLCFITTDVSITREMLDKALKMAVKRSFNRLTVDGDTSTNDTVLVMASGEAGNAAINSEGPAFTLFAGLLQSLCVKLTRAMARDGEGATKLVTVKVTGAASEDDAEMLSKAVAGSSLVKAACFGADANWGRVLCAMGYSGAEFDPSAVDVRFASRAGEVLVCSSGSSIPFSEETAKNVLSEEEIEIVIKAGTGKGDAAAWGCDLTYDYVKINGDYRS, encoded by the coding sequence ATGAAGGAGATACCGGGCGGTGTATGCGCGCCGAAAGGGTTTAGGGCCGGGGGGATCTGGTGCGGGATCAAGGCTTCTTCCAGGAAGCGGGATTTGGCGCTGATCTATTCGGAGAAGCCCTGCACCGCTTCTGCCATGTTTACTACCAATAAGGTGAAGGCGGCCAGCGTGCTGGTGAGCAGGGAGCATGTTTCCGGCGGTGTGCTGAGGGCTGTCATTGCCAATTCCGGGAATGCCAATGCCTGCACCGGCGAGGCTGGGATTGCTGCCGCAAAGAAGATGGCGGAGCTGGCAGCGGATCTTTTTGCAATAAACCCGAAGGAAGTCGCGGTGGCTTCTACGGGGGTCATAGGCGTGCCTCTCCCTGTGGCGGCCATTGAGAGCGGCATAGAGAGTCTGGGTAATTCACTTAAAGCAGATGAAGCAGGCCATGCAGCTGCCCTTGAGGCCATTATGACCACCGATACCCGCAGGAAAGACGGGGCTTTTGAAACCGATATTGACAGCAAAACTGTGCGTATCGGCGGCATGGTCAAGGGTTCGGGGATGATACACCCCAATATGGCGACTATGCTTTGCTTTATTACTACCGATGTGAGTATCACGAGGGAAATGCTGGACAAGGCCCTGAAGATGGCAGTTAAACGCAGTTTTAACCGCCTGACAGTAGATGGGGACACTTCCACAAACGATACGGTGTTGGTCATGGCATCAGGGGAGGCGGGGAATGCCGCCATCAATTCCGAGGGTCCGGCATTTACGCTTTTTGCCGGGCTGCTTCAAAGCCTCTGCGTCAAGCTTACCCGGGCCATGGCAAGGGACGGGGAAGGGGCAACAAAACTTGTGACAGTAAAAGTAACAGGTGCTGCTTCGGAGGATGACGCAGAAATGCTTTCAAAAGCTGTAGCAGGTTCAAGCCTGGTCAAGGCCGCCTGTTTTGGCGCTGATGCCAATTGGGGCAGGGTACTCTGTGCCATGGGCTATTCGGGTGCTGAATTTGATCCTTCCGCAGTGGATGTGCGTTTTGCAAGCAGGGCAGGGGAAGTTCTTGTCTGTTCTTCAGGCAGCTCCATCCCTTTTTCAGAGGAGACTGCGAAGAATGTGCTTTCGGAAGAAGAAATTGAAATTGTGATAAAAGCAGGCACAGGGAAGGGGGATGCGGCGGCTTGGGGCTGCGATCTCACCTATGATTATGTCAAGATTAACGGCGATTACAGGTCGTAG
- the argC gene encoding N-acetyl-gamma-glutamyl-phosphate reductase → MTAGIIGATGYAGAELVRLLAAHPEVSGLALASVSFEGEMIENIYPNFFGKISAPLVKPEEVIARSDAVFAALPHGVGEPYAKACVEKGVDFIDLSADYRFDDDEDTFKAWYGKPYIHPELRQRSVYGLPELNREKILSLKKKGPVIIGNPGCYPTGASLGAFPALAKGLAALGSEALGPKAPCTIIVDSASGVTGGGREPQRSFHFPECSDAVAPYKVGSHRHTPEISRNFKAMAALGKAEPPLVIFTPHLAPMNRGILSTIYIPLVQAWQAPASAGAPRPPSKEIEAKASEIRSLYAGFYEDEPFVRVLPAGVNAATNRVRQSNFCDISVHLDPAGTTLIVCTAIDNMVKGAAGQAIQNMNVLMGFDETSGLAAVPALF, encoded by the coding sequence TTGACAGCGGGAATCATCGGCGCGACAGGTTATGCAGGCGCAGAGCTGGTAAGGCTTCTGGCAGCCCATCCTGAAGTTTCAGGCCTTGCCCTGGCGTCGGTCAGTTTTGAGGGGGAAATGATAGAAAACATCTATCCCAACTTTTTTGGGAAGATTTCAGCCCCCCTGGTTAAGCCTGAAGAGGTGATAGCCCGTTCTGATGCGGTTTTTGCGGCCCTGCCCCATGGTGTAGGCGAGCCTTATGCCAAAGCCTGCGTCGAAAAAGGCGTAGATTTTATCGATCTTTCCGCAGATTACCGTTTTGACGACGACGAGGATACTTTCAAGGCCTGGTACGGCAAGCCGTACATCCACCCTGAACTCAGGCAGCGTTCGGTTTACGGCCTTCCGGAACTCAACAGGGAGAAGATCCTTTCCCTAAAAAAGAAGGGTCCTGTCATCATAGGCAATCCCGGCTGTTATCCTACAGGGGCTTCCCTGGGGGCTTTCCCTGCCCTGGCAAAAGGGCTCGCAGCCCTGGGATCAGAGGCTCTGGGGCCAAAGGCCCCTTGCACTATTATTGTAGATTCCGCGTCAGGCGTTACCGGGGGCGGGAGGGAACCCCAGCGTTCTTTTCATTTCCCCGAATGCTCCGACGCGGTAGCCCCTTACAAGGTTGGCTCTCACCGGCATACTCCCGAGATCAGCCGGAATTTTAAGGCTATGGCGGCTTTGGGGAAAGCCGAGCCTCCCCTGGTTATTTTTACCCCTCATCTTGCGCCAATGAACCGGGGCATACTCAGCACTATCTACATACCCCTGGTCCAGGCTTGGCAAGCTCCCGCAAGCGCCGGCGCTCCGAGGCCCCCTTCAAAGGAGATTGAAGCAAAAGCCTCGGAGATACGCAGCCTCTATGCCGGGTTTTATGAGGATGAACCTTTTGTGAGGGTTCTGCCGGCGGGAGTGAACGCGGCTACAAACAGGGTAAGGCAGTCGAACTTCTGCGATATTTCCGTACATTTGGATCCTGCGGGAACTACCCTTATTGTGTGCACTGCCATAGACAATATGGTGAAGGGCGCCGCAGGCCAGGCGATTCAGAATATGAATGTGCTTATGGGCTTTGATGAAACCTCGGGGCTGGCTGCTGTGCCGGCATTGTTTTAG
- a CDS encoding vWA domain-containing protein, which yields MKRISLILLLCFLSLPAFSQDLSLQSGDLIIEQKTASGFHLFIRKKPGISSVLLTESTRDPSLRSDNYAYRAAEWNAVNGDELRLINGAPIPKEDNIHSLIDSTPEPHPVLGEAFHVFIPWLVFYGYENTRHGEFYVANGTYLNIRAFYLPYGDYRGSFKDNPFILNVAQKPPETPEGNYMKETEEAFNEIAQGGGYLVYSSGPADLVDRIKTILEEEKGKTLDLVLCLDTTASMKDDIAAVRTRIIPMFRGIIADFASFRIGMVLYKDYFEEYINKVLPFTDDFAVFQRNLNSIQVRGGGDIPEAVYEALYEGATKFPWEAESRVMILVGDAPPHPRPRGMITREMVDEAISAKDLKVSAIILPQ from the coding sequence ATGAAGCGGATAAGCCTCATCCTTTTGCTCTGCTTCCTCTCGCTTCCTGCCTTTAGCCAGGATCTATCCCTCCAGAGCGGGGACCTTATAATAGAGCAAAAGACCGCTTCGGGCTTCCATCTTTTTATACGCAAAAAGCCCGGCATTTCTTCGGTGCTTCTCACAGAGTCCACCCGCGATCCTTCCCTCCGCTCGGACAATTATGCCTACAGGGCAGCCGAATGGAATGCGGTGAACGGGGATGAGCTGCGCCTCATTAACGGTGCCCCCATTCCCAAAGAGGACAATATCCATTCCCTCATAGATTCCACCCCCGAGCCGCACCCTGTATTGGGGGAAGCCTTCCATGTCTTTATACCCTGGCTTGTTTTTTACGGCTACGAAAACACCCGCCATGGGGAATTTTATGTAGCCAACGGAACGTATTTGAACATACGGGCTTTTTATCTCCCTTATGGCGATTACAGGGGGAGCTTCAAGGATAATCCCTTCATACTCAATGTGGCGCAGAAGCCCCCCGAGACGCCGGAAGGGAATTACATGAAGGAAACCGAAGAGGCTTTCAATGAGATAGCCCAGGGCGGGGGGTACCTGGTCTATTCCTCGGGCCCCGCCGATTTGGTGGATCGCATCAAAACCATCCTGGAAGAAGAGAAAGGCAAAACCCTCGACCTGGTGCTTTGCCTGGATACCACCGCCAGCATGAAGGACGATATCGCCGCAGTCAGGACCAGGATTATCCCCATGTTCCGCGGGATTATTGCGGATTTTGCCAGTTTCAGGATAGGCATGGTGCTTTACAAGGATTATTTTGAAGAATATATCAACAAAGTACTGCCCTTCACGGACGATTTCGCAGTTTTTCAGCGCAACCTCAACTCCATACAGGTCAGGGGCGGCGGGGATATCCCCGAAGCGGTCTATGAGGCTCTCTACGAAGGAGCAACCAAATTCCCCTGGGAGGCTGAAAGCCGCGTCATGATCCTGGTAGGCGACGCGCCGCCCCATCCCCGGCCCCGGGGGATGATCACCAGGGAGATGGTGGATGAGGCGATTTCCGCAAAAGACTTGAAAGTGTCGGCTATTATACTTCCCCAGTAG
- a CDS encoding phosphohydrolase → MRSPKELSLDTKLIETLETFNPGGKAVKGAKLLLEDEEIQATQEYANNVSIVRLGYNDHGPVHMRTVTLNAVIMMGLLRQAGIKTSLENEDCGDFEDSLTAVIFAAMLHDLGMSVGRQDHELHSMYLACPIMSRLLPQVYAGNIQKQAIIRSLALEGISGHMGTRTIHSLEAGVLQVADGVDMKKGRARISIALSQSPRVGNIHQYSANSIEEVRIDRGDEKPIRIEVVMSSEVGLFQVEEVLLAKIAASTAKPHIELYAQVQDEAPKRYL, encoded by the coding sequence ATGAGATCACCTAAAGAACTGTCCTTGGACACAAAACTTATTGAAACCCTTGAAACCTTCAATCCCGGGGGAAAGGCCGTAAAAGGGGCCAAGCTCCTCCTGGAAGATGAAGAAATTCAGGCTACCCAGGAATATGCAAACAATGTATCGATTGTACGCCTGGGTTATAATGACCACGGGCCTGTGCACATGCGTACTGTCACCCTTAACGCCGTTATCATGATGGGCCTTCTGCGCCAGGCAGGGATTAAGACCAGCCTCGAAAATGAAGACTGCGGCGATTTTGAAGATAGCCTTACAGCGGTTATCTTTGCGGCTATGCTCCACGATCTGGGCATGAGCGTGGGCCGGCAGGATCATGAACTCCACAGCATGTACCTTGCCTGCCCCATCATGTCGAGGCTGCTGCCCCAGGTTTACGCAGGGAATATACAGAAACAAGCCATAATCCGCTCCCTTGCCCTGGAAGGAATTTCAGGCCACATGGGCACTCGCACCATACATTCCCTCGAAGCCGGCGTCCTGCAGGTAGCAGATGGCGTTGACATGAAGAAGGGCAGGGCAAGGATCTCCATAGCCCTGAGCCAAAGCCCCAGAGTCGGGAACATTCACCAATATTCGGCCAATTCCATCGAAGAAGTCCGCATAGACAGGGGCGATGAAAAACCCATACGCATAGAAGTTGTCATGTCCAGTGAAGTGGGACTTTTCCAGGTAGAAGAAGTGCTTCTCGCAAAAATCGCAGCCAGTACCGCCAAACCTCACATCGAATTGTACGCACAGGTGCAGGACGAAGCGCCAAAACGTTATCTGTAA